Genomic DNA from Modestobacter versicolor:
CGGGCCCCGGCCCAGCGAGCGGCGCTCGCGGGCGTCGGCCTCACGCAGCGCCAGGCCGAGCAGCGGCGCAGCCACCAGGGCCAGCCCCGTCCACCCGATCAGCGCCCAACCCCACCACGGCATGCAGTTCCCATCGGTCGCCCGGGCCCGGACCTTGAGCCCACCCGGCCAGCAACAGTGCCACGGGGCCCGGCCGGTGCCGGGGAGCGGCCGGGCGAACGGGGACGGTTCGTCCCAACCGTCGCTCCCGCCCCGCTAGGCGAGCGCGCCGATCGCGTCGAGCAGCCGCCCGGCGAGCTCGGGCCGGCAGACCAGCAGGTCGGGCAGGTAGGGGCTGGGCTGGTTGTAGCGCAGCGGGGAGCCGTCGAGCCGGCTGGTGTGCAGCCCGGCCGCCCGGGCGACGGCGACCGGGGCGGCGGAGTCCCACTCGTACTGCCCGCCGCCGTGCACGTAGGCGTCGGTGACGCCGCGGACCACCGACATCGCCTTCACCCCGGCCGACCCCATCGGCAACAGCTCGGCGTCCAGCCGCTGCGCCAGCGCGGTGACCAGCTCCGGCGGGCGGCTGCGGCTCACCGCCAGCCGCATCGGGCCGTCGGACCGGGACGGCGCCGCGTCGACCCCTCCGGTGCCCAGCGTGGTGGCCTCGGCGGGCAGCGCCACCGCGCCGGCGACCAGCTCGCCGCGCTCCCACAGCGCGACGTGCACCGCCCAGTCGGCGCGGTCGAGCTCGGCGAACTCGCGCGTGCCGTCGAGCGGGTCGACGATCCAGACCCGGTCGGCGGTGAGCCGGACCCGGTCGTCGGCGCCCTCCTCGGACAGCACGGCGTCGTCCGGGCGCACCGCGGCGAGCCGGTCCACCAGGAACCGGTGCGCCTCGGCGTCCCCGGCGGCCTTGCGGGCCGCCGCGTCGGGAAACTCGCGGGCGCGCACGCGGAGCAGCAGGTCACCGGCCTCGGTGGCGAGGGCGGCGGCGGTCTCGTGGTCGGAGGGGGTCACCGAGGCTCTTCCGTCGGGGGCGATGTCCCATCCAACCGCGTGGTCGGCGACCGGCGTCAGCCGGCGCGGCGCCCCAGCGCGCGGTACGACCAGCCGGCGGCGACCCAGGCGCTGCGGTCGAGGGCGTTGCGGCCGTCGAGCACCCGCTTCTGCTGCACGATCTCGCCGAAGGCCACCGGGTCGAGCGACCGGTACTGCTGCCACTCGGTGAGCACCAGCACGGCGTCGGCGCGCTCGGCGGCCTCCTCCGCGGTCGCCGCGTAGTCCAGCTGCGGCCACAGCCGCCGGCTGTTCTCCACCGCGGCCGGGTCGGTGACCCGCACGACGGCGCCCTGCAGCTGCAGCTGGGCGGCGACGTTGAGCGCCGGGGAGTCGCGGATGTCGTCGCTGTTGGGCTTGAACGCCGCCCCCAGGACGGCGACCCGCTTGCCGAGCAGCGAGCCGTCGCAGACCTCGCGGGCCAGCTCGACCATCCGGATCCGGCGCCGCATGTTGATGTTGTCGACCTCGCGCAGGAAGGTCAGCGCCTGGTCGGCGCCCAGCTCCCCGGCGCGGGCCATGAACGCGCGGATGTCCTTGGGCAGGCAGCCGCCGCCGAAGCCGAGGCCGGCGTTGAGGAACTTGCGGCCGATCCGGTCGTCGTGCCCGATGGCGTCGGCCAGCTGCTTGACGTCCGCGCCGGTGGCCTCGCAGAGCTCGGCCATCGCGTTGATGAAGGAGATCTTGGTGGCCAGGAACGAGTTGGCGGCGGTCTTGACCATCTCGGCGGTGGCGTAGTCGGTGATGACCTGCGGGGTGCCCACCGCGACGATCGAGGCGTACACCTCGTCGAGCAGCGCCCGCGCCGTCGCGCCGTCCGGGCCGACCGGGAGGCCGTAGACCAGCCGGTCGGGGTGCAGGGTGTCCTCGACGGCGAAGCCCTCGCGGAGGAACTCGGGGTTCCAGGCCAGCATCGCGCCGGGGACCTTGCCGGTGACCAGCTCGGCCAGCCGGGCGGCGGTGCCCACCGGCACGGTCGACTTCCCGGCCACGAGGTCACCGGGCTTGAGGGCCTCGATCAGCGACTCGACGGCCGCCTCGACGTAGCGCAGGTCGGCGGCGTACTCGCCGCGCTTCTGCGGCGTCCCGACGCAGACGAAGTGCACGACGGCCTCGCCGGCGTCGGCCATGTCGGTGCTGAAGCGCAGCCGGCCCGACGCGATGGACTTCCCCAGCAGGTCCTCGAACCCGGGCTCGTAGAATGGTGCCTTGCCGTTCTGCAGCGCCTCGACCTTGGGTGCGTCGACGTCGATGCCGACGACGTCGTGCCCGAGTTCCGCCATGGAGGCGGCGTGCACCGCTCCGAGGTAGCCGCAGCCGATGACCGAGATCTTCATGGACGTCGTTCTCTCCCTGGGTCGGGCAGGTGGGGGCGAACGGCACCGTTCCCGGCCAAACTATGGGAGGCCGGGAGACGGGCGCCAGACCGGGCACGCGACGGTCGTGTGAACAGTGTGGCCACCGGTGCGCAGCTCGCGCGCCGGGCGGCCGGGCTCGCGTGCACCGCCGGTCAGTAGGCGCCGGAACCGCGGAAGACCGCGCCCAGCGTCTTCCACAGGATCATGAAGTCGAAGGCCAGCGACCAGTTCTCCACGTACCGGACGTCGATCCGCACCGAGTCGTCCCAGGAGAGGTCGGACCGGCCGCTGACCTGCCACAGCCCGGTGATGCCGGGCTTGACCAGGAACCGGCGGTGCATGTCGAACCCGTAGCGCTCGACCTCGGTGGGCAGCGGGGGGCGCGGCCCGACCAGGGACATGTCGCCGCGGACCACGTTGAGCAGCTGGGGCAGCTCGTCCAGGGAGTAGCGGCGCAGCACCTTGCCGACCCGGGTGACCCGCGGGTCGCCCTTCATCTTGAACAGCACGCCGTTGCCGTCGGAGTCGCGCTCGAGGGCCTGCACCATCCGGTCGGCGCCGGCGACCATCGAGCGGAACTTCAGCATCCCGAAGGTCTGGCCGTCGCGGCCGACCCGCTCCTGCCGGTAGAAGACGCCGCCCTTGCTGGTCGCGCCGACGGCCAGCGCCAGCCCGAGCAGCACCGGCAGCAGCAGCAGGATGCCGAACGCGGCGGCCGACCGGTCGAAGGTCTCCTTGGTCACCCGGCGCACACCGCGCAGCTCGGGGCGCTCCAGGTGCAGCAGGGGCAGGCCGCACACCGGGCGGATCCGCACCCGCGGCCCGGCGATCTCGGTGACCGCGGGGGCCAGCAGCAGCTCGGCCTGCGTCTTCTCCAGGTCCCAGCCCAGGCG
This window encodes:
- a CDS encoding 3'(2'),5'-bisphosphate nucleotidase CysQ, yielding MTPSDHETAAALATEAGDLLLRVRAREFPDAAARKAAGDAEAHRFLVDRLAAVRPDDAVLSEEGADDRVRLTADRVWIVDPLDGTREFAELDRADWAVHVALWERGELVAGAVALPAEATTLGTGGVDAAPSRSDGPMRLAVSRSRPPELVTALAQRLDAELLPMGSAGVKAMSVVRGVTDAYVHGGGQYEWDSAAPVAVARAAGLHTSRLDGSPLRYNQPSPYLPDLLVCRPELAGRLLDAIGALA
- a CDS encoding UDP-glucose dehydrogenase family protein, with the protein product MKISVIGCGYLGAVHAASMAELGHDVVGIDVDAPKVEALQNGKAPFYEPGFEDLLGKSIASGRLRFSTDMADAGEAVVHFVCVGTPQKRGEYAADLRYVEAAVESLIEALKPGDLVAGKSTVPVGTAARLAELVTGKVPGAMLAWNPEFLREGFAVEDTLHPDRLVYGLPVGPDGATARALLDEVYASIVAVGTPQVITDYATAEMVKTAANSFLATKISFINAMAELCEATGADVKQLADAIGHDDRIGRKFLNAGLGFGGGCLPKDIRAFMARAGELGADQALTFLREVDNINMRRRIRMVELAREVCDGSLLGKRVAVLGAAFKPNSDDIRDSPALNVAAQLQLQGAVVRVTDPAAVENSRRLWPQLDYAATAEEAAERADAVLVLTEWQQYRSLDPVAFGEIVQQKRVLDGRNALDRSAWVAAGWSYRALGRRAG